A genomic segment from Spinacia oleracea cultivar Varoflay chromosome 3, BTI_SOV_V1, whole genome shotgun sequence encodes:
- the LOC110805978 gene encoding uncharacterized protein isoform X2, which produces MVDTIEYYNKKVSEITLKLEAEQKITLRDRQLAVALVSFSNRVDIAAAQSLSEKQEFITVMKHPLQVHISPRKKSHLTMGSLLIPPHLIRVSPNVKGETGQESGAGQDVYNPPASYYNYYYPVFSRNLNIEKC; this is translated from the exons ATGGTTGATACCATAGAATACTACAATAAGAAGGTAAGTGAAATTACTCTTAAGCTAGAAGCTGAGCAAAAAATCACCTTAAGAGATCGACAACTTGCTGTAGCACTCGTATCCTTTTCGAATAGGGTGGATATTGCTGCTGCTCAGAGTTTATCTGAGAAGCAAGAATTCATTACAGTGATGAAACATCCACTCCAAGTCCATATTTCTCCAAGGAAAAA GTCGCATCTGACAATGGGATCACTTCTGATTCCACCTCATCTAATCAGGGTGTCCCCAAACGTCAAAGGGGAGACTGGTCAAGAGTCAGGTGCTGGGCAAGATGTGTATAATCCACCTGCTAGCTATTACAATTATTATTATCCAG ttttctcaagaAACTTAAACATCGAAAAATGTTGA
- the LOC110805978 gene encoding uncharacterized protein isoform X1, with translation MVDTIEYYNKKVSEITLKLEAEQKITLRDRQLAVALVSFSNRVDIAAAQSLSEKQEFITVMKHPLQVHISPRKKSHLTMGSLLIPPHLIRVSPNVKGETGQESGAGQDVYNPPASYYNYYYPGFQNSKGGALYQKGVG, from the exons ATGGTTGATACCATAGAATACTACAATAAGAAGGTAAGTGAAATTACTCTTAAGCTAGAAGCTGAGCAAAAAATCACCTTAAGAGATCGACAACTTGCTGTAGCACTCGTATCCTTTTCGAATAGGGTGGATATTGCTGCTGCTCAGAGTTTATCTGAGAAGCAAGAATTCATTACAGTGATGAAACATCCACTCCAAGTCCATATTTCTCCAAGGAAAAA GTCGCATCTGACAATGGGATCACTTCTGATTCCACCTCATCTAATCAGGGTGTCCCCAAACGTCAAAGGGGAGACTGGTCAAGAGTCAGGTGCTGGGCAAGATGTGTATAATCCACCTGCTAGCTATTACAATTATTATTATCCAG gttttcaaaactccaagggaggggccctttaccaaaaaggagttggatga